The following are from one region of the Paenibacillus bovis genome:
- a CDS encoding G5 and 3D domain-containing protein, with protein sequence MNYRYPLLKTVLVYTGAVFLIGMIGLYLYSIMGQQEEQPVAMPVVSVLADGQHYTIRTHGGTVSDLLRQQHIRLADDDLLQPPADTALSNRMTIRITRVTRQESVVLQAVPYETVYYQDPQLAQGQQQIIQAGREGTVRITRLADRNDGITVSDRRMDQQMVQPYIAQVVAVGTRSPAQNTLSAPVLTAAKIDQEEQKAVRRDQSESSVPTAHLSTMSAHSAGMVNPVTSYRYELAAELTAYTAGIESTGKQPGDAGYGVTASGAIVTEGQTVSVDPTVIPMGWWMYIEGVGYRKAEDTGSAIKGNKIDVYMNSLDDARSFGRKSGIKVYVIGPDKPDM encoded by the coding sequence ATGAATTACCGCTATCCGTTGTTGAAGACTGTACTTGTATATACCGGTGCTGTATTTCTGATAGGCATGATTGGTCTGTATCTTTATTCCATTATGGGACAGCAAGAGGAGCAGCCTGTGGCAATGCCTGTAGTGTCCGTGCTTGCCGATGGACAGCATTACACTATTCGTACTCATGGAGGAACAGTGAGCGATCTGCTTCGCCAGCAGCATATCCGTCTGGCAGATGATGATCTGCTGCAGCCGCCGGCAGATACAGCATTGTCTAACCGGATGACGATCCGTATTACCCGGGTTACCCGTCAGGAAAGTGTGGTTCTGCAAGCTGTTCCCTACGAGACAGTATATTATCAGGACCCTCAATTGGCTCAGGGGCAGCAGCAGATTATTCAGGCCGGCCGGGAGGGTACTGTCCGCATCACCCGTCTGGCTGATCGTAACGATGGGATAACCGTGTCTGACCGCAGGATGGACCAACAGATGGTACAGCCGTATATTGCACAGGTTGTCGCTGTAGGGACCCGCTCGCCTGCACAGAATACGCTGAGCGCTCCAGTGCTGACAGCTGCGAAAATAGATCAAGAGGAACAGAAAGCCGTCCGCCGAGATCAGTCCGAATCATCCGTACCGACAGCCCATCTGTCAACGATGTCAGCCCATTCGGCTGGGATGGTGAACCCCGTAACATCTTACCGCTATGAGCTGGCGGCCGAACTTACTGCTTATACAGCGGGGATTGAAAGTACAGGCAAGCAGCCTGGAGACGCCGGGTATGGCGTGACAGCTTCCGGAGCTATCGTAACAGAAGGACAGACCGTGTCGGTCGATCCAACAGTCATTCCCATGGGCTGGTGGATGTATATTGAAGGTGTAGGCTATCGCAAAGCAGAAGATACGGGCAGCGCTATCAAAGGAAACAAAATAGACGTTTATATGAACAGTCTGGATGATGCCCGTTCCTTTGGACGGAAGTCAGGCATCAAAGTGTATGTGATCGGACCTGATAAACCGGATATGTAA
- the speD gene encoding adenosylmethionine decarboxylase — MGLTKQERIQLHNFNNLTKSLSFNMYDICYTRTKEEREAYLEYIDEQYNADRLSKILTNVSDIIGAHVLNVAKQDYVPQGASVTMLISEGPVETAPNASFEESPGPLPEHVLMHLDKSHITVHTYPEYHPDEGISTFRADIDVSTCGEISPLKALNFMIHSFDTDIMTMDYRVRGFTRDIEGHKLFIDHDISSIQNFIPDEVQDMYHMIDVNVYQENIFHTKCKLKEFDLDNYLFGYTKESLSEEEQAQITKRLTREMDEIYYAKNIDDKDE; from the coding sequence ATGGGGTTAACCAAGCAAGAACGTATCCAACTTCACAACTTTAACAACCTGACCAAATCACTCAGCTTCAATATGTATGATATCTGCTATACCCGTACCAAAGAGGAACGGGAAGCCTATCTGGAATATATTGACGAGCAGTATAATGCCGATCGCCTGAGCAAAATTCTGACCAATGTATCGGATATTATCGGAGCTCATGTACTGAATGTAGCCAAACAGGACTATGTACCACAAGGTGCCAGCGTAACGATGCTGATCTCCGAAGGACCGGTAGAAACAGCACCGAACGCTTCATTCGAAGAATCTCCAGGCCCATTGCCAGAGCATGTACTGATGCATCTGGACAAGAGCCATATTACCGTGCATACGTATCCCGAATATCATCCCGATGAAGGTATTAGCACGTTCCGTGCCGATATTGATGTATCCACCTGCGGCGAGATTTCTCCGCTCAAGGCATTGAACTTTATGATTCATTCGTTTGATACGGATATTATGACGATGGATTACCGGGTTCGCGGTTTTACGCGCGATATTGAAGGACACAAATTGTTTATCGATCATGATATCAGCTCGATTCAGAACTTTATCCCGGATGAAGTTCAGGATATGTACCATATGATCGATGTGAATGTATACCAGGAGAATATTTTCCATACCAAATGTAAACTGAAAGAATTCGATCTGGATAATTATCTGTTTGGTTATACCAAAGAGTCCCTGTCCGAAGAAGAGCAGGCACAGATCACCAAGCGATTAACCCGCGAAATGGATGAGATCTATTACGCCAAAAATATCGACGATAAGGACGAATAA
- a CDS encoding cyclodeaminase/cyclohydrolase family protein, with protein MNTVSWDEPLRRIMEQLARSEPTPGGGSVSSIVAALGAAMTSMTANFSQGEGYEQIEQHVAQALQDMEYISSACEWLMAKDIEAFGQYIEALRMPHRTPEQQEQRQETVYDMKIQAIDTPLQLMECCLYGLYSAAPLIEVCNHTVLSDIGIGIILFEAAARSSMLTVQINLVTLQNADQRAAYEQQCAELMDKVNERRTVLLEQVQSRILARVV; from the coding sequence ATGAACACAGTATCATGGGATGAGCCTCTACGCAGGATTATGGAACAGCTTGCCAGATCGGAGCCTACACCCGGAGGCGGTAGTGTATCCTCGATTGTCGCAGCGCTTGGAGCAGCAATGACTTCGATGACAGCCAACTTCTCGCAAGGAGAAGGCTATGAACAGATTGAACAGCATGTCGCTCAGGCGCTGCAGGATATGGAATATATATCCTCTGCCTGTGAATGGTTGATGGCCAAGGATATTGAAGCTTTTGGCCAATATATCGAAGCTTTGCGGATGCCGCATCGTACGCCTGAACAGCAGGAGCAGCGTCAGGAAACAGTATACGATATGAAAATCCAGGCGATCGACACGCCCTTGCAGCTGATGGAATGCTGTCTGTATGGATTGTACAGTGCAGCTCCGCTGATCGAGGTATGCAACCATACCGTATTGTCCGATATCGGAATAGGTATTATCCTGTTCGAAGCAGCGGCGCGATCGTCGATGCTGACTGTGCAGATCAATCTGGTTACCTTGCAAAATGCAGACCAGCGTGCCGCTTATGAACAGCAATGTGCGGAGCTGATGGACAAGGTGAATGAACGGCGGACGGTACTCCTGGAACAAGTGCAATCCCGGATTCTAGCGCGCGTTGTCTAA